A window from Cryobacterium sp. PAMC25264 encodes these proteins:
- a CDS encoding gamma-glutamyl-gamma-aminobutyrate hydrolase family protein (Members of this family of hydrolases with an active site Cys residue belong to MEROPS family C26.), with the protein MSAGPVALVLRHADDIHLGNLEPVLIEHGYTVRYVDTLTDGVRQIDPAEADLLVVLGGEMGAYQTEQFPVLADEVGLIADRLAARRPVFGVCLGAQLMANALGSPVYRGPSNEIGFRLVQPTEAGLDSPLRHVSGIPVMQWHSDTFDLPPGVTRLAGSDAYGNEAFAIEGWALAVQFHPELTAEMHETWLASSTAELDAEGLDPDALRRDRAEYSDAMQAASRALFSEWLAALPGGAQPGGAADPRRTL; encoded by the coding sequence ATGAGCGCGGGCCCCGTCGCCCTGGTCCTGCGGCACGCCGACGACATCCACCTAGGCAACCTGGAGCCGGTGCTGATCGAGCACGGCTACACCGTGCGTTACGTCGACACCCTCACCGACGGCGTGCGGCAGATCGACCCGGCCGAGGCAGACCTGCTCGTGGTGCTCGGTGGTGAGATGGGCGCGTACCAGACCGAGCAGTTCCCGGTGCTGGCCGACGAAGTGGGCCTCATCGCCGACCGGCTGGCCGCCCGGCGCCCGGTCTTCGGCGTGTGCCTGGGTGCCCAGCTGATGGCCAACGCCCTCGGCTCGCCCGTCTACCGGGGTCCGAGCAACGAGATCGGCTTCCGCCTGGTGCAGCCCACCGAGGCCGGGCTCGACTCGCCCCTACGGCATGTCAGCGGTATCCCGGTGATGCAGTGGCACAGCGACACCTTCGACCTGCCCCCGGGTGTCACCCGGCTGGCCGGGTCGGATGCGTACGGCAACGAGGCCTTCGCCATCGAGGGCTGGGCGCTGGCTGTGCAGTTCCACCCCGAGCTGACCGCCGAGATGCACGAGACCTGGCTGGCCTCCTCCACCGCGGAGCTCGACGCGGAGGGGCTGGACCCCGACGCCCTGCGGCGGGACCGCGCCGAATACTCCGACGCGATGCAGGCGGCCTCCCGGGCCCTGTTCAGTGAGTGGCTGGCGGCGTTGCCGGGCGGGGCGCAGCCGGGCGGCGCAGCGGATCCTCGAAGAACTCTCTGA
- a CDS encoding NUDIX hydrolase produces the protein MPDSALRSPTDDLIDRLRAWVPLAPGQAMLRDEYLDFLADSPGAALHRDGGPEHVTGSCFVFTPDLAQVLLCFHRKGQFWVQLGGHVESADVSVADAAYREAREECGIADLVPLEPGILDVDRHSLGGGFSCSAHWDVGFAAVARPEAAPVASDESDDVAWWPVDALPENVPPHFDRRLAGVLAELAHRLD, from the coding sequence GTGCCCGATTCCGCTCTACGCTCTCCCACCGATGACCTGATCGACCGGCTCCGGGCCTGGGTACCGCTCGCACCCGGTCAGGCGATGCTGCGGGACGAGTACCTCGACTTCCTCGCCGACTCGCCCGGTGCGGCGCTGCACCGCGACGGCGGTCCGGAGCACGTCACGGGCAGCTGCTTCGTCTTCACCCCCGACCTCGCCCAGGTGCTGCTGTGTTTCCACCGCAAGGGCCAGTTCTGGGTGCAGCTCGGCGGCCACGTCGAGTCCGCGGATGTGTCAGTGGCCGACGCCGCCTACCGGGAGGCGCGCGAAGAGTGCGGCATCGCCGACCTCGTGCCGCTCGAACCCGGCATCCTCGACGTCGATCGGCACAGCCTGGGCGGCGGCTTCAGTTGCAGCGCGCACTGGGACGTGGGCTTCGCGGCCGTGGCCCGCCCGGAGGCGGCCCCTGTGGCCAGCGACGAGAGCGACGACGTGGCCTGGTGGCCGGTGGATGCGCTGCCAGAGAACGTTCCCCCGCACTTCGACCGCCGGCTGGCCGGCGTTCTCGCGGAGCTGGCCCACCGCCTCGACTGA
- the upp gene encoding uracil phosphoribosyltransferase — protein sequence MRVHVADHPLITHKLTVLRDQSTSSPMFRALVEELMTLLAYEGTRGVRVDEVTVQTPVSLARGVKISDPKPLVVPILRAGLGMLEGMVKLLPTAEVGFLGMARNEETLQPTTYAERLPDDLSDRQCFVLDPMLATGGSLIAAIEFLFDRGAVDVTAICILAAPEGLAAVEKALAGREVTIVLGAVDERLDEHGYIVPGLGDAGDRLYGLV from the coding sequence ATGCGAGTCCACGTAGCCGACCATCCGCTCATCACCCACAAGCTCACGGTGTTGCGTGACCAGAGCACCTCGTCGCCGATGTTCCGCGCGCTGGTGGAAGAACTGATGACGCTGCTGGCGTACGAGGGCACCCGGGGCGTTCGTGTGGACGAGGTGACCGTGCAGACGCCCGTGTCGCTCGCCCGCGGTGTGAAGATCAGCGACCCCAAGCCGCTGGTCGTTCCGATCCTGCGCGCCGGGCTCGGCATGCTCGAGGGCATGGTCAAGCTGCTCCCCACGGCCGAGGTCGGCTTCCTGGGCATGGCTCGCAACGAAGAGACTCTGCAGCCCACCACCTACGCCGAGCGCCTGCCCGACGACCTCTCCGACCGCCAGTGTTTCGTGCTCGACCCGATGCTCGCCACCGGCGGCTCCCTGATCGCCGCGATCGAGTTCCTCTTCGACCGCGGCGCCGTCGACGTCACGGCCATCTGCATCCTCGCCGCCCCCGAGGGCCTCGCCGCCGTCGAAAAGGCGCTGGCCGGCCGCGAGGTCACCATCGTGCTCGGCGCGGTGGACGAACGCCTCGACGAGCACGGCTACATCGTTCCGGGCCTCGGCGACGCCGGCGACCGCCTCTACGGCTTGGTCTGA
- a CDS encoding MFS transporter, protein MTPAQRRILIVAILSSFVAFLDGSIINVALPAISRELGGGLPLQQWVVDGYLLSLGALILVAGSLSDTFGRVRVLRAGLIWFGITSLACGLAPTGLFLVIARVLQGVAAALLVPSSLALITSRFSGIAQGKAIGAWTGWTGVAGIAGPLLGGLLVDAATWRLVFFINVIPIALTLVLLRRVEEPLRPTAGARVDVLGAGLAVVGLGGPVFALIEQGRFGWTSPVAYLPLLVGLASFGAFLWWEARAPHPMMPLGLFRVRNFAVGNIATVGIYAALNLGFFLFALYLQEVGGFSATLAGLAGIPATVMMLIFATLFGTLAGKYGPRLFMTFGPIVAGSGFLLVTTAVPPINFALHVLPGIVLVGLGLSITVAPLTAAVLGSIHPGQAGIGSAINNAVARVAGLIAIAMTGTIVGSTLDVAGFQRAMVVVAALMFLGGIVSWLGIRRVAPVADAPPSAIGEPA, encoded by the coding sequence ATGACTCCCGCGCAGCGACGCATCCTGATCGTCGCCATCCTGTCGTCCTTCGTGGCGTTCCTGGACGGCTCGATCATCAATGTGGCGTTACCGGCGATTTCCCGGGAGCTCGGCGGTGGGCTGCCGCTGCAACAGTGGGTGGTCGACGGCTACCTGCTCAGTCTGGGCGCGCTGATTCTGGTGGCCGGGTCTCTCTCCGACACCTTCGGACGGGTGCGGGTGCTGCGCGCCGGGCTGATCTGGTTCGGCATCACCTCGCTCGCCTGCGGTCTGGCTCCCACCGGTCTCTTCCTGGTCATCGCCCGCGTGCTACAGGGTGTCGCCGCCGCGTTGCTGGTGCCCAGCTCGCTCGCCCTGATCACCTCCAGGTTCAGCGGGATCGCGCAGGGCAAGGCCATCGGCGCCTGGACCGGCTGGACCGGCGTGGCCGGCATCGCCGGGCCGCTGCTGGGCGGGCTTCTGGTGGATGCGGCGACCTGGCGGTTGGTGTTCTTCATCAACGTGATCCCGATCGCTCTCACCTTGGTCCTGCTGCGCCGGGTGGAGGAACCCCTGCGGCCCACCGCCGGCGCCCGCGTGGATGTGCTCGGCGCCGGCCTGGCCGTGGTGGGGTTGGGCGGCCCGGTCTTCGCGCTCATCGAGCAGGGCCGGTTCGGCTGGACGAGCCCGGTGGCCTACCTGCCCCTGCTGGTGGGCCTGGCCTCGTTCGGCGCGTTCCTGTGGTGGGAGGCGCGGGCCCCGCATCCGATGATGCCCCTCGGCCTGTTCCGGGTGCGTAATTTCGCCGTGGGCAACATCGCCACGGTCGGCATCTACGCGGCACTCAATCTCGGATTCTTCCTCTTCGCGCTCTACCTGCAGGAGGTCGGCGGGTTCTCGGCCACGCTGGCCGGGTTGGCCGGCATTCCAGCCACCGTGATGATGCTGATTTTCGCCACACTCTTCGGCACTTTGGCGGGAAAATACGGTCCGCGACTGTTCATGACCTTCGGGCCGATCGTGGCCGGCAGCGGGTTCCTGTTGGTGACCACGGCGGTGCCGCCGATCAACTTCGCCCTGCACGTGCTGCCGGGAATCGTGCTGGTGGGCCTGGGCCTGTCCATCACGGTCGCGCCGCTCACAGCGGCCGTCCTCGGCTCCATTCACCCCGGTCAGGCCGGTATCGGGTCGGCGATCAACAACGCGGTCGCCCGGGTGGCCGGCTTGATCGCGATCGCCATGACCGGCACCATCGTCGGCTCCACCCTCGATGTGGCCGGTTTCCAGCGGGCGATGGTGGTTGTGGCGGCGCTGATGTTCCTGGGCGGAATCGTGTCTTGGTTGGGCATCCGCCGGGTCGCGCCGGTGGCGGATGCGCCGCCCTCGGCCATCGGAGAGCCGGCCTAG
- the tadA gene encoding tRNA adenosine(34) deaminase TadA has translation MVRHSDEHEAWMRLALDEAQGALAGGDVPVGAVVLDPAGRVIGRGRNERELHQDPTLHAEVVAIREAAAALGDWHLTDCTLVVTLEPCVMCAGAIVAARVARVVFGAWDEKAGAAGSLYDVLRDRRLNHRVEVVSGVADAECSRVLREFFEDPLRRPAAPRPATPPATH, from the coding sequence GTGGTGCGGCACAGCGACGAACATGAAGCGTGGATGCGCCTGGCCCTCGACGAGGCACAGGGCGCCCTGGCCGGCGGCGACGTTCCGGTCGGCGCGGTGGTGCTGGATCCGGCCGGCCGGGTGATCGGCCGCGGGCGCAACGAGCGAGAGCTGCACCAGGATCCCACCCTGCACGCCGAGGTGGTGGCCATCCGTGAGGCGGCAGCTGCGCTGGGGGACTGGCACCTCACCGACTGCACCCTGGTGGTGACCCTGGAGCCCTGTGTGATGTGCGCGGGCGCGATCGTGGCGGCCCGGGTGGCCCGGGTGGTTTTCGGCGCGTGGGACGAGAAGGCCGGCGCCGCCGGATCGCTCTACGACGTGCTGCGCGACCGCCGGCTCAACCACCGGGTCGAGGTCGTGTCCGGGGTGGCGGACGCCGAGTGCTCTCGGGTGCTCAGAGAGTTCTTCGAGGATCCGCTGCGCCGCCCGGCTGCGCCCCGCCCGGCAACGCCGCCAGCCACTCACTGA
- the glsA gene encoding glutaminase A, with product MRRASDPRTYDLDALRDRLLPEDGGTVNDSIPQLADADPGLCGIALVLPDGSIRTSAQADLPFSVQSAVKPFLFALALQDTDGAALDRIGIEPTGEAFDAIKLESGTGRPPNPMVNAGALLTAALVDGDDVEARTDRILRGLSAFAARPLEVDEEIARDEHLMGDRNHALAHLMRSEGTLGVSADDAVAVYARACAVLVDATALAVMGATLACDGVNPVTGERVIASAVARDVMSVMATCGVYDGSGRWMRTVGVPAKSSVSGAIVLAAPGRLGAAIVSPPLDAQGTSVRGRIASERLSADLSLHAFGPHAG from the coding sequence ATGCGCCGCGCTTCCGATCCCCGCACCTACGACCTCGATGCCCTCCGCGACCGGCTGCTCCCCGAGGACGGGGGCACGGTGAATGACAGCATCCCGCAGCTCGCCGACGCGGATCCCGGGCTCTGCGGAATCGCGCTCGTCCTCCCTGACGGCAGCATCCGGACCAGCGCCCAGGCCGACCTGCCCTTCAGCGTGCAGTCGGCGGTGAAACCGTTCCTCTTTGCACTCGCCCTGCAGGACACCGACGGAGCCGCGCTCGACCGCATCGGCATCGAACCGACCGGGGAGGCCTTCGACGCCATCAAGCTCGAAAGCGGCACCGGCCGGCCGCCGAACCCCATGGTCAACGCCGGGGCTCTGCTCACGGCCGCCCTGGTCGACGGGGACGACGTCGAGGCCCGCACTGACCGCATCCTGCGCGGGCTGTCGGCCTTCGCGGCCCGGCCGCTTGAGGTGGACGAGGAGATCGCCCGCGACGAGCACCTGATGGGCGACCGCAACCACGCCCTGGCGCACCTGATGCGCTCGGAGGGCACCCTCGGTGTCAGCGCCGACGACGCCGTGGCCGTGTATGCCCGGGCGTGCGCGGTCCTTGTGGACGCCACGGCGCTGGCCGTCATGGGCGCCACCCTCGCCTGCGACGGGGTGAACCCCGTGACGGGCGAGCGTGTGATCGCCTCGGCGGTGGCCCGTGACGTCATGTCGGTCATGGCCACCTGCGGGGTCTACGACGGGTCCGGCCGGTGGATGCGAACGGTCGGCGTCCCTGCCAAATCGAGCGTCTCCGGGGCCATCGTGCTCGCCGCACCGGGCCGTCTGGGTGCGGCCATCGTGAGTCCGCCCCTCGACGCACAGGGCACCAGCGTGCGCGGGCGCATCGCGAGCGAGCGGCTCAGCGCCGACCTTAGCCTGCACGCCTTCGGGCCGCACGCGGGCTGA
- a CDS encoding winged helix-turn-helix domain-containing protein, producing MSLAHIDTARSVHSFRPELTLAPAPAPAAPRIRAVPEGTQARGFVLYVGIDEAKAAAAGTSLHRIVEELKKLTQAIAPSAETHAAVALAPEGVGGRDVDVVRLALQDPAALAKHRNTTEDADRAPGGVVVDISRKRVILDNETAALTYKEFELLQYLVLREGRTIERAELIAKLWDAESEEDAPNERTIDVHVRRLRSKLGRYEDIVRTVRGVGYRFDRHADVSIRQASTPSPDRF from the coding sequence ATGTCACTCGCACACATCGACACCGCCCGTTCCGTCCACTCCTTCCGCCCCGAGCTCACCCTGGCCCCCGCGCCGGCTCCGGCCGCGCCGCGCATCCGCGCCGTGCCGGAGGGCACCCAGGCTCGCGGCTTCGTGCTCTACGTGGGCATCGACGAGGCCAAGGCGGCCGCGGCCGGCACGAGCCTGCACCGCATCGTCGAGGAGCTGAAGAAGCTCACCCAGGCCATCGCCCCCTCCGCCGAGACCCACGCCGCCGTCGCCCTGGCGCCGGAGGGCGTCGGCGGCCGCGATGTGGACGTCGTGCGCCTGGCCCTGCAGGACCCGGCCGCCCTAGCCAAGCACCGCAACACCACCGAGGATGCCGACCGCGCGCCCGGCGGCGTGGTCGTCGACATCTCCCGCAAGCGTGTGATCCTCGACAACGAGACCGCGGCGCTCACCTACAAGGAGTTCGAGCTGCTGCAGTACCTGGTGCTGCGTGAAGGCCGCACCATCGAGCGCGCCGAGCTGATCGCCAAGCTCTGGGACGCCGAGAGCGAAGAAGATGCCCCGAACGAGCGCACCATCGACGTTCACGTGCGCCGCCTGCGCTCCAAGCTCGGCCGCTACGAAGACATCGTGCGCACCGTGCGCGGCGTGGGCTACCGCTTCGACCGCCACGCGGATGTGTCGATCCGCCAGGCCAGCACGCCCAGCCCCGACCGCTTCTAG
- a CDS encoding cation diffusion facilitator family transporter: protein MSASGGNKAIVAALLANLGIAITKFIAWFVSGSSSMLAEGVHSLADSGNQILLLIGGRKSKKAADTEHPFGYGRERYVYAFVVSIILFSVGGVFSIYEGIEKLQNPHELENAWLPILVLFVAIGLESFSLRTAVKESNHTRKNESWVQFIRHAKAPELPVVLLEDVAALTGLTLALGGVGLTVITGDATWDAIGTLGIGVLLVLVAIVLGIETKSLLVGEGASVKDVDAIKSAILAGPETKNLIHLKTLYLGPDELLVAAKLSFDSGQRFSEVAAGIDTIEARIREAVPSARVIYLEPDLYIDPATVNPPTDAIFIKGRE, encoded by the coding sequence ATGAGCGCATCAGGCGGAAACAAGGCGATTGTGGCGGCATTGCTCGCCAACCTCGGCATCGCGATCACCAAGTTCATCGCCTGGTTCGTGTCGGGGTCGTCCTCGATGCTGGCCGAGGGTGTGCACTCGCTCGCCGACTCGGGCAACCAGATTCTGCTGCTGATCGGCGGACGCAAGTCGAAGAAGGCGGCCGACACCGAGCATCCGTTCGGCTATGGCCGCGAACGCTACGTCTACGCCTTCGTGGTGTCGATCATTCTGTTTTCCGTCGGCGGCGTGTTCTCGATCTACGAGGGCATCGAGAAGTTGCAGAACCCGCACGAGCTCGAGAATGCCTGGCTGCCGATCCTGGTGCTGTTCGTGGCGATCGGCCTGGAGTCGTTCTCGCTGCGCACCGCGGTGAAGGAGTCCAACCACACCCGTAAGAACGAGAGCTGGGTGCAGTTCATCCGGCACGCCAAAGCCCCCGAACTCCCCGTTGTGCTGCTCGAAGACGTCGCGGCCCTCACCGGCCTCACGCTGGCTCTCGGCGGTGTGGGCCTCACCGTCATCACCGGTGATGCAACCTGGGACGCCATCGGCACCCTCGGCATCGGTGTGCTGCTCGTGCTGGTCGCCATCGTGCTCGGCATCGAGACCAAGAGCCTGCTGGTGGGCGAAGGCGCCAGTGTCAAGGATGTCGACGCCATCAAGTCCGCCATCCTGGCCGGTCCTGAGACGAAGAACCTCATCCACCTCAAGACGCTCTACCTCGGCCCGGACGAGCTGCTCGTCGCCGCCAAGCTCTCCTTTGATTCCGGGCAACGGTTCTCCGAGGTCGCCGCGGGGATCGACACCATCGAAGCGCGCATCCGGGAGGCCGTGCCCAGTGCCCGCGTCATCTACCTCGAACCCGATCTCTACATCGACCCGGCCACGGTCAACCCACCCACCGACGCGATCTTCATCAAGGGCCGCGAATGA
- a CDS encoding DUF1918 domain-containing protein — protein MRATENDRIIIRGKTDSTPDRHGTIREVRGPEGEPPYLVSFDDGHETLVFPGTDFVVEHTR, from the coding sequence ATGCGCGCAACTGAGAACGACCGGATCATCATTCGAGGAAAGACCGATTCGACGCCCGACCGACACGGGACCATCCGTGAGGTGCGCGGCCCCGAAGGGGAGCCGCCCTACCTGGTGTCGTTCGACGACGGCCACGAGACGCTGGTGTTCCCCGGCACCGATTTTGTAGTCGAGCACACCCGCTGA
- a CDS encoding MarR family winged helix-turn-helix transcriptional regulator, translating into MVDRAVAVAAWESLFRAQVAIMRSLAEEFPSREISFNEYDVMFNLSRQEDRSIRLRDLNKHVLLTQPSVSRLVDRLASRGYVAKHPDPDDGRGAIVELTEAGYALFRRVALDHMGSITTRVGDSLSDDELAQLTALCDRLRLGPDQPA; encoded by the coding sequence ATGGTCGATCGAGCGGTGGCAGTTGCCGCCTGGGAGTCGTTGTTCCGCGCCCAGGTCGCCATTATGCGCAGCCTGGCCGAGGAGTTCCCGTCACGGGAAATCTCCTTCAACGAGTACGACGTGATGTTCAACCTGTCCCGGCAGGAGGACCGCAGCATCCGTCTGCGCGACCTGAACAAGCATGTGCTGCTCACCCAGCCGAGCGTGAGCCGGCTCGTGGACCGCCTGGCGTCCCGCGGGTACGTGGCCAAGCATCCGGACCCGGATGACGGCCGCGGCGCCATCGTCGAGCTCACCGAGGCCGGCTACGCGCTGTTCCGCCGGGTGGCGCTCGATCATATGGGCTCGATCACCACCCGTGTGGGCGACAGCCTGAGCGACGACGAACTCGCGCAGCTCACGGCCCTCTGCGACCGGCTGCGGCTGGGACCGGACCAGCCCGCCTGA
- a CDS encoding TrkA family potassium uptake protein, with protein sequence MVDRIKHDAPVLVIGLGRFGAATAGKLDRLGREVLAVDNSEALVQKWSERVTHAVQADAKSIDALRQIGAQDFSVAVCAVGSSIEASVLIVANLVDLKIPQIWAKAISQSHGKILERIGANHVIYPEADSGERVAHLVSGRMLDFIEFDDDFALVKMYPPKPIRGLNLTESGVRTKHKVTVVGVKSPGRPFTYATAETVVSNHDLIIVAGTEGDIERFAALGS encoded by the coding sequence TTGGTTGACCGGATCAAACACGACGCCCCCGTGCTCGTCATCGGACTGGGCCGCTTCGGTGCCGCGACGGCCGGCAAGCTCGACCGTTTGGGCCGTGAGGTCCTCGCTGTGGACAACAGCGAGGCGCTCGTGCAGAAGTGGTCGGAGCGTGTCACCCACGCCGTGCAGGCCGACGCGAAGTCCATCGACGCGCTGCGCCAGATCGGCGCCCAGGATTTCTCCGTGGCGGTGTGCGCCGTGGGGTCCTCGATCGAGGCCAGCGTGCTGATCGTCGCGAACCTCGTCGACCTCAAGATCCCGCAGATCTGGGCCAAGGCGATTTCGCAGTCACACGGCAAGATCCTCGAACGCATCGGTGCCAACCATGTGATCTATCCCGAGGCCGACTCCGGTGAGCGGGTCGCTCACCTGGTGTCGGGGCGAATGCTGGACTTCATCGAGTTCGATGACGACTTCGCGCTCGTGAAGATGTACCCGCCCAAGCCGATCCGCGGGCTCAACCTCACCGAGTCCGGCGTACGCACCAAACACAAGGTCACCGTCGTGGGCGTGAAGAGCCCCGGGCGCCCGTTCACCTACGCCACGGCCGAGACCGTCGTGTCCAATCACGACCTCATCATCGTCGCCGGCACCGAGGGCGACATCGAGCGTTTCGCGGCCCTCGGCTCCTAA
- the proC gene encoding pyrroline-5-carboxylate reductase, whose amino-acid sequence MTSTAPVTLPAIAFLGAGSMARAVLAGLLKPTVTVTGGIRTTNRSAAKAAELAGTAGVTAWATETEPDANRLAVAGAGIVIVAVKPAMVPDLLAEIADSLEPGTLVVSVAAGVTIATFEKHLPATVAVIRSMPNTPAVVGMAVTGLSAGTRSTAEQMALATALFATVGEVLVVSEDKIDALSTISGSGPAYVFYLIEQLTLTAIDKGFTPAEAATMVNGTFLGASALLAVSDLTPSELRRQVTSPKGTTERAVQQLETGGLKELFDRATDAALARARELAAS is encoded by the coding sequence ATGACTTCGACCGCACCCGTCACCCTGCCCGCCATCGCCTTCCTGGGCGCCGGATCGATGGCCAGGGCGGTCCTCGCTGGCCTGCTCAAGCCCACGGTCACGGTGACCGGCGGCATCCGCACCACCAACCGGTCGGCAGCCAAGGCCGCCGAACTGGCCGGCACCGCGGGTGTGACGGCGTGGGCCACCGAGACGGAGCCCGACGCCAACCGGCTCGCCGTGGCCGGTGCCGGCATCGTTATCGTGGCGGTCAAGCCCGCCATGGTTCCCGACCTGCTCGCGGAGATCGCCGACAGCCTGGAGCCGGGCACCCTTGTCGTGAGCGTCGCGGCCGGCGTAACCATCGCCACCTTCGAGAAGCACCTGCCCGCGACCGTGGCCGTGATCCGGTCGATGCCGAATACACCCGCCGTGGTGGGCATGGCCGTCACCGGGCTGAGCGCCGGCACCCGGTCCACGGCCGAGCAGATGGCGCTGGCGACGGCGTTGTTCGCGACGGTGGGGGAGGTGCTGGTGGTGTCCGAAGACAAGATCGACGCGCTGAGCACCATTTCCGGGTCCGGTCCGGCATATGTCTTCTATCTCATCGAGCAGCTCACGCTGACGGCCATCGACAAGGGGTTCACCCCGGCCGAAGCGGCCACCATGGTCAACGGCACGTTCCTCGGCGCGAGCGCGCTGCTGGCCGTGTCCGATCTCACGCCCTCCGAGCTGCGCCGCCAGGTGACCAGCCCTAAGGGCACGACCGAGCGGGCCGTGCAGCAACTCGAGACCGGGGGCCTCAAGGAGCTGTTCGACCGGGCCACGGATGCTGCGCTCGCGCGGGCCCGGGAGCTCGCCGCGTCCTAG
- a CDS encoding MFS transporter yields MRRSRVAVSASYAAQGFGYAVVVTSLPNLKTRYGIDDTVVSLIVLLVCLAAAVGSLAADRLALRWGSRVALVVGLLLEAVALPLIASPIGLPAFIAAFAIYGAGLGIVDASGAMQGVLVQQRVGVSVMAGFFAWYTGAAILGALLMSAVAGTAANASIALVAGAVVALVVALVGVRGFDARLTKLAPALDAAPHGKLPHRGIALFGTVVLAAFVVDSAVSTWSTVYLHDVLLTGAAIAPLGYAAYQAAILVTRIGADVLVRRFGRVILAVVTTVLAILGCLLVAMVPVTWAAVAGFALAGFGVGALVPLAFSAAGELHEARSDEVIARVNLFNYAGAVLGAVLVGLLADSTGLAHAFLLPMALLIPVLFLAHRFGPRPQHLPESTPTV; encoded by the coding sequence GTGCGGCGCTCCCGGGTGGCGGTCAGCGCCAGTTATGCCGCCCAGGGCTTCGGCTACGCGGTCGTGGTCACCTCGCTGCCCAACCTGAAGACCCGGTACGGCATCGACGACACGGTCGTGTCGCTGATCGTGCTGCTGGTCTGCCTCGCGGCGGCCGTCGGGTCGCTTGCGGCCGACCGGCTCGCCCTGCGCTGGGGTAGCCGCGTCGCCCTCGTGGTGGGGCTCCTGCTCGAGGCTGTTGCGCTTCCGCTGATCGCCTCCCCGATCGGGCTGCCGGCGTTCATCGCCGCGTTCGCGATCTACGGCGCTGGCCTGGGCATCGTCGACGCATCCGGGGCCATGCAGGGCGTGCTCGTGCAGCAACGCGTGGGCGTCTCGGTCATGGCCGGCTTCTTCGCCTGGTACACCGGCGCCGCCATCCTTGGCGCCCTGCTGATGTCGGCCGTGGCGGGCACCGCGGCCAACGCGAGCATCGCCCTGGTGGCCGGCGCCGTCGTGGCCCTCGTTGTCGCCTTAGTGGGGGTGCGAGGCTTCGACGCTCGGCTGACCAAGCTGGCCCCGGCGCTGGATGCGGCGCCGCACGGCAAGCTGCCCCACCGCGGCATCGCCCTGTTCGGCACGGTGGTGCTGGCCGCGTTCGTGGTCGACTCAGCGGTGAGTACCTGGAGCACCGTCTACCTGCACGACGTGCTGCTCACCGGTGCCGCGATCGCCCCACTCGGCTATGCCGCATACCAGGCCGCCATCCTGGTTACCCGTATCGGAGCGGATGTGCTCGTGCGCCGCTTCGGCCGGGTGATTCTGGCCGTGGTCACCACGGTGCTGGCGATCCTGGGCTGCCTGCTCGTGGCCATGGTTCCCGTCACCTGGGCCGCCGTGGCCGGCTTCGCTCTGGCCGGCTTCGGGGTGGGCGCCCTGGTACCGCTCGCGTTCAGCGCGGCCGGCGAGCTGCACGAGGCCCGCAGCGACGAAGTGATCGCCCGCGTCAACCTGTTCAACTACGCCGGCGCGGTGCTCGGCGCCGTTTTGGTGGGTCTGCTCGCCGATTCCACCGGCCTCGCGCACGCCTTCCTGCTGCCGATGGCGCTGCTCATCCCGGTGCTGTTCCTCGCCCACCGCTTCGGACCGCGCCCGCAGCACCTTCCAGAGTCGACGCCCACAGTCTGA